Proteins from one Nicotiana tabacum cultivar K326 chromosome 23, ASM71507v2, whole genome shotgun sequence genomic window:
- the LOC107803761 gene encoding putative methyltransferase PMT21 — protein sequence MGHKDGKPYPPDKNSWKIPVALMVVVLCGFSFYLGGIFCSEKERYVTKEVNREDETETPRGNAVQTKAVSFPECSADYQDYTPCTDPRRWKKYGLHRLTFMERHCPPNFERKECLVAPPDGYKVPIRWPKSKNECWYRNVPYDWINKQKSNQHWLIKEGEKFIFPGGGTMFPNGVGKYVDLMQDLIPQMTDGTIRTAIDTGCGVASWGGDLLDRGILTVSLAPRDNHEAQVQFALERGIPAVLGIISTQRLPFPSNSFDMAHCSRCLIPWTEFGGVYLLEIHRILRPGGFWVLSGPPVNYENRWRGWNTTIEEQKSDYEKLQDLLTSMCFKLFNKKDDIAVWQKLTDNSCYTKLDNPDNYPPKCDDGTEPDSAWYTPLRPCVVVPNLAAKKLKLNALAKWPQRLHVAPERVSDVRGGSEGAFKHDDVKWKVRAKHYKKLLPAIGTEKIRNVMDMNTLYGGFAAALIEDPLWVMNVVSSYAANTLPVVYDRGLIGTFHDWCEAFSTYPRTYDLLHLDDLFTSESHRCEMKYVLLEMDRILRPNGYAIIRESSYFVDAIATMAKGMRWSCHKEDTEYGVENEKILICQKKLWYSKQSSE from the exons ATGGGGCACAAAGATGGAAAACCATATCCACCGGATAAAAATTCCTGGAAAATTCCCGTGGCGTTAATGGTTGTGGTGCTCTGTGGGTTTTCATTCTATCTTGGTGGAATCTTTTGCTCTGAAAAGGAGAGATATGTAACAAAGGAGGTTAACAGGGAAGATGAAACTGAAACTCCGAGAGGGAATGCTGTACAGACCAAAGCCGTTTCCTTTCCTGAATGCAGTGCTGACTATCAGGACTATACTCCATGCACAGATCCAAGG AGATGGAAGAAGTATGGTCTTCATCGCCTTACTTTCATGGAACGCCATTGCCCTCCTAATTTTGAAAGGAAGGAATGCTTGGTCGCCCCACCAGATGGCTATAAAGTGCCAATAAGATGGCCTAAGAGCAAAAATGAATGTTGGTACAG GAATGTCCCGTATGATTGGATTAACAAACAAAAATCCAATCAACATTGGCTGATAAAAGAAGGGGAAAAGTTCATCTTTCCTGGTGGTGGTACTATGTTCCCCAATGGTGTTGGGAAATATGTTGATCTGATGCAAGATTTGATTCCGCAGATGACAGATGGGACCATCCGGACTGCCATTGATACTGGTTGTGGG GTGGCAAGCTGGGGAGGTGATTTACTAGATCGTGGAATTCTGACAGTCTCTCTTGCTCCAAGAGATAATCATGAAGCTCAAGTTCAGTTTGCTCTGGAACGTGGAATTCCTGCGGTTCTGGGCATCATTTCCACACAGCGTCTTCCTTTCCCTTCAAACTCTTTTGACATGGCTCATTGCTCAAGATGCCTAATTCCATGGACCGAATTTG GTGGAGTTTACCTTCTTGAAATACATCGTATACTGCGCCCTGGAGGTTTCTGGGTCCTTTCTGGCCCACCGGTGAACTATGAGAACCGTTGGAGAGGATGGAATACCACTATTGAGGAGCAGAAATCAGATTATgagaagttgcaagatttgctaaCTTCAATGTGCTTCAAATTATTCAACAAGAAGGATGACATTGCCGTGTGGCAGAAGTTGACAGACAACAGCTGCTATACGAAACTTGATAACCCTGACAATTACCCTCCAAAGTGCGACGATGGTACTGAACCAGATTCCGCATGGTACACTCCTCTCCGACCCTGTGTAGTAGTGCCAAATCTAGCTGCTAAGAAACTTAAGTTGAATGCCCTAGCCAAATGGCCACAACGGTtgcatgttgccccagaacgtgTTTCTGATGTTCGTGGAGGTAGTGAGGGTGCCTTCAAGCATGATGATGTTAAGTGGAAGGTGCGAGCGAAGCACTACAAGAAGTTGCTCCCAGCTATTGGAACTGAGAAGATCAGAAATGTGATGGACATGAACACCTTGTACGGAGGTTTCGCTGCTGCTCTGATTGAGGATCCACTTTGGGTCATGAATGTGGTTTCCTCTTATGCTGCAAACACGCTTCCTGTGGTCTATGACAGAGGTCTTATCGGAACATTCCATGACTG GTGTGAGGCCTTCTCAACGTATCCTCGAACATATGATCTCCTTCACCTTGACGATCTCTTCACTTCTGAAAGTCATAG ATGTGAAATGAAGTATGTACTGCTGGAAATGGATCGTATTTTGCGGCCTAATGGGTATGCAATTATCCGGGAGTCCAGCTACTTTGTAGATGCAATTGCCACTATGGCTAAGGGCATGAGATGGAGCTGTCATAAAGAAGACACAGAATATGGCGTAGAGAATGAGAAGATATTGATTTGTCAGAAGAAGCTCTGGTATTCAAAGCAGAGTTCAGAATAA